In Silene latifolia isolate original U9 population chromosome 3, ASM4854445v1, whole genome shotgun sequence, a single window of DNA contains:
- the LOC141649364 gene encoding protein FAR1-RELATED SEQUENCE 5-like, which produces MLFGEVLSADATYRTNKYDMVFVPFTGVDHHKRCITFGAALLGDESIECYTWLFKTFLEAMGGCQPRIIITDQDKSMKSVVPEVFKESTHRLCMWHIMKKLREKVSYQLFQDEDFKTRLNRCVWNNQLEPDEFEEQWGKIMTDYQLVEHEWFSDLYNLGEQRIPAYFKDVSMSGLMRVTSRSESENSFFDRFLTPHLTLVEFWVCYESALEAQRHKQSKLNSDNKHSKNPTENKVKP; this is translated from the coding sequence ATGCTGTTCGGTGAGGTTTTATCAGCAGATGCTACATATagaacaaacaagtacgatatggtgTTTGTCCCTTTCACAGGAGTTGATCACCACAAAAGGTGCATAACGTTTGGAGCTGCGTTGTTAGGTGATGAAAGTATTGAGTGTTATACATGGTTGTTCAAGACATTTTTGGAAGCAATGGGTGGGTGCCAACCGAGAATTATAATTACTGATCAGGACAAATCAATGAAGTCGGTGGTCCCGGAAGTGTTTAAGGAGTCAACACACAGACTGTGCATGTGGCACATAATGAAGAAACTAAGAGAGAAAGTCAGTTATCAACTGTTTCAAGATGAGGATTTTAAGACCAGGCTCAAtaggtgtgtttggaacaaccaacTTGAGCCTGATGAATTCGAAGAACAATGGGGAAAGATAATGACTGATTATCAACTTGTAGAACACGAGTGGTTTTCAGATTTGTATAATCTCGGGGAACAAAGGATCCCCGCCTACTTTAAAGATGTTTCAATGTCTGGCTTGATGAGGGTTACTTCTAGGTCTGAGAGTGAAAACAGTTTCTTTGACAGGTTCCTCACACCTCATTTGACCCTTGTTGAGTTTTGGGTGTGCTATGAGAGTGCCTTGGAAGCACAAAGACACAAGCAGTCCAAATTGAACAGTGACAACAAACACTCGAAAAATCCCACGGAAAACAAAGTCAAACCTTGA
- the LOC141649365 gene encoding protein FAR1-RELATED SEQUENCE 5-like: MSTSDATTSSSTNNSFKTPRTRIETLNALQRHSILSRGKKPKVGQVFETLESAELFYKEYCTICGFTPRLATTKRIKGNELPNSFALRNVVCNRQGVKENISRVRPITRIDCRALVQFKYQENGTYIVTRFDEAHNHPLASPESTIFLKGNRKMTEVQKQFVTKVKVLKLGGVKAYRGWKELCGGYNNIGATEVDFKNFVRDIKTYIGNFDAQMFVENLIGRKDTCTSFYFDFIVDENKCLA; encoded by the exons atgagtacaagtgatgcaactacgtCTTCTTCTACAAATAACAGCTTTAAAACACCAAGGACAAGAATTGAAACATTAAATGCACTCCAAAGACATTCCATTCTGTCCAGAGGAAAAAAACCTAAAGTAGGACAAGTATTTGAAACGCTAGAATCAGCAGAGTTATTCTACAAAGAATATTGTACAATCTGTGGGTTTACGCCAAGGCTTGCAACAACAAAAAGGATTAAAGGCAATGAGTTaccaaacagttttgcattaaggaatGTTGTCTGCAATAGGCAAGGTGTAAAGGAAA ACATAAGCCGTGTGAGGCCGATTACAAGAATTGACTGTCGTGCATTAGTGCAGTTTAAATACCAAGAAAATGGAACTTATATTGTTACCAGATTCGATGAAGCGCATAACCATCCACTTGCTTCGCCTGAATCTACAATATTCTTGAAAGGAAACCGAAAAATGACAGAGGTACAGAAGCAATTTGTCACAAAGGTAAAGGTGCTAAAACTAGGTGGTGTGAAAGCCTATAGAGGTTGGAAGGAGCTGTGTGGAGGTTACAACAACATTGGGGCTACTGAGGTTGATTTCAAAAACTTTGTCAGGGACATAAAAACCTACATTGGTAATTTTGATGCACAAATGTTTGTTGAAAATCTTATAGGGAGAAAAGACACATGCACttcattttactttgattttatagTAGATGAAAACAAGTGCCTGGCTTGA
- the LOC141649366 gene encoding uncharacterized protein LOC141649366 has protein sequence MAPFEALYEKKCRSPLCCDDSSVAVVLGPELVQESIEQVRLISQKLEAAQDRQKTYASLRHRPIEFEADVFEVEPNLSYEERLVPILERQEKRLRNKVVPLVWVLWRSQKFEQETWKTEASMRERHPHLFE, from the exons atggctccgtttgaggcactttatgaaAAGAAatgtcgtagtcctttgtgttgtGACGATTCTAGTGTGGCAGTCGTTCTTGGTCCGGAGTTGGTTCAAGAATCGATTGAGCAGGTAAGGTTGATCAGTCAGAAGCTTGAGGCAGCCCAAgatcgacagaagacgtatgcaAGCTTGCGGCataggccgattgagtttgag GCTGATGTTTtcgaggttgagcctaacctgaGTTATGAGGAACGACTTGTTCCTATTTTGGAACGTCAGGAaaagaggttaaggaataaggttgtacctttggttTGGGTTCTGTGGAGGAGTCAGAAGTTCGAGCAGGAGACTTGGAAAACCGAAGCATCGATGAGAGAGAGGCATCCGCATCTTTTTGAGTaa